The following are encoded in a window of Paramormyrops kingsleyae isolate MSU_618 chromosome 12, PKINGS_0.4, whole genome shotgun sequence genomic DNA:
- the LOC140593595 gene encoding uncharacterized protein, translated as MLSLMVMDKELPFLVDTGATYSTLNVVPEHHLSTSTVTIVGFSGEEQRLPVTKPVKVAVGKQTFLHPFLVSSSVPVNLLGRDMLVKLGASILYSADGLVVTLPEGTRLRCDARTMGAGQWLVRPVQSQALADIYWGLLEPGLTGILAAYSAWRPWISLLEPYVPPPDPPHVTLFYDRESTEWYEELFAEQLEGHKWQVASENIYVGPEGVASATLLTPEQLPWFMI; from the coding sequence atgCTCTCCCTCATGGTCATGGATAAAGAACTGCCGTTCCTGGTAGACACgggagccacgtattccactCTTAACGTGGTCCCTGAACATCACCTGTCTACCTCAACAGTGACCAttgtgggcttctcgggggAGGAACAGAGACTGCCAGTTACTAAACCGGTGAAAGTTGCGGTGGGGAAACAGACCTTCCTCCACCCTTTTCTTGTGTCTTCTTCAGTTCCAGTGAATCTCCTGGGAagggacatgctggtgaagctgggggcctcAATCTTGTATAGCGCAGATGGACTGGTGGTTACCCTGCCGGAAGGCACTCGCCTGCGCTGCGATGCTCGGACCATGGGGGCGGGACAATGGCTGGTGCGGCCTGTCCAGagtcaggccctggcagacatctattggggcctgCTGGAACCcggcctgactggcatcctggcggcctactcagcgtggcggccctggatctcgctcctagagccctatgtgcccccacctgacccCCCTCATGTGACCCTGTTTTATGACAGGGAGAGTACTGaatggtatgaggaactgtttgctgagcaactagaaggccataagtggcaagttgcctctgaaaatatatatgtgggtcccgaaggagtagcctcagccacactgctgaccccagaacagctgccctggtTCATGATATAA